Proteins encoded together in one Thermoplasmatales archaeon BRNA1 window:
- a CDS encoding Sel1 repeat protein translates to MSENLEEILRKAESGDAESQYRAGYAYAVGEGTDKDYSKAMHWYSKAAEQGHAEAENAVGELYHSGCGVEADFSKAMEHYLRSSELGSNDAMLNIGILYEFGMGVEQSYGKASEWFERSSGLGNTWAMLRLGKLFEDGRGTEKSAEKALALYEKAESMGNPAASKEIQRLKQI, encoded by the coding sequence ATGTCTGAAAACCTGGAGGAGATCCTCAGGAAAGCGGAGTCCGGTGATGCCGAATCGCAGTACAGGGCGGGATACGCCTATGCGGTCGGCGAGGGCACGGACAAGGACTATTCCAAGGCCATGCACTGGTATTCGAAGGCCGCAGAACAGGGACACGCGGAGGCGGAGAACGCCGTCGGCGAGCTATATCACAGCGGATGCGGTGTGGAGGCCGACTTTTCCAAGGCCATGGAGCACTACCTCCGCTCCTCCGAGCTCGGGTCCAACGACGCCATGCTGAACATCGGGATCCTCTACGAGTTCGGCATGGGTGTAGAACAGTCATACGGGAAGGCCTCGGAATGGTTCGAGAGATCCTCCGGTCTCGGCAACACGTGGGCCATGCTCAGGCTCGGGAAGCTTTTCGAGGACGGAAGGGGAACTGAGAAATCCGCCGAGAAGGCCCTGGCACTCTACGAGAAGGCGGAATCCATGGGCAATCCTGCGGCTTCCAAAGAAATCCAACGCTTGAAACAGATATAA
- a CDS encoding putative membrane protein, with product MNWTIFLAVYVLLNVTAFLAYGWDKHKAKNDKWRTKESTLLALALLGAFGGLSGMYAFHHKTRKGKFKLVWLFVVLHIILIAAIVCYL from the coding sequence ATGAACTGGACGATCTTTCTGGCCGTCTACGTCTTACTGAACGTGACAGCCTTCCTCGCCTACGGCTGGGACAAGCATAAGGCGAAGAACGACAAGTGGAGGACAAAGGAGAGCACCCTTCTGGCACTCGCACTCCTCGGAGCGTTCGGAGGGCTGTCCGGAATGTACGCATTCCACCACAAGACCAGGAAGGGCAAGTTCAAACTGGTATGGCTTTTCGTGGTTCTACACATCATACTGATAGCGGCGATCGTCTG